In Marinibacterium anthonyi, the DNA window TATCGCAAACAGCGACCAGAGCGCGCAGCGTAGCGGCTTGCGCGAAAGCCTTCCGCCTCGTTAACTCCGCTGAACTGCCGGGATCACGCGGGATGGAGGAGCATCGCGATGAGCTACGCTGACGTCTACCAATCATGGAAATCCGACCCCGAGGCCTTCTGGATGCAGGCCGCCGAGGCAATCGACTGGGTGGAAAAACCCACGAAGGCATTGAGCGACGACAAGGCGCCGCTGTACGAATGGTTCGCCGACGGCAGGGTCAACACCTGCTGGAACGCCGTGGACCGTCACGTCGAAAACGGCCGGGGCGACCAGATCGCCATCATCCACGACAGCCCGGTGACCGGCACGACCCGCAAGATATCCTATGTCGAACTGCGCAACCGCGTCGCGTCGCTGGCCGGCGCGCTGCGCTCCAAGGGCATCGAAAAGGGCGACCGGGTCATCATCTACATGCCGATGATCCCCGAGGCGCTGGAGGCGATGCTGGCCTGCGCCCGCCTTGGCGCGATCCATTCGGTGGTCTTCGGCGGATTCGCCGCGCATGAACTTGCGGTGCGCATTGACGATGCCAAGCCCAAGGCGATCATCGCGGCGTCTTGCGGGATCGAACCGGGCCGCGTGGTGCATTACAAGCCGCTGCTGGACGGCGCCATCGACCAGGCCACCCACAAGCCCGACTTCTGCGTGATCTTCCAGCGCGAACAGGAAGTCGCACACCTGGAAGAGGGCCGCGATTATTCCTGGCACGGGTTCCAGTTCGGCGTGGCGCCGGCCGAATGCGTTCCGGTCGAGGGCAATCACCCGGCCTATATCCTGTACACCTCCGGCACCACCGGCCAGCCCAAGGGCGTCGTGCGCCCGACCGCGGGCCACCTGGTCGCGCTGAACTGGTCGATGAAGAACGTCTACAACGTGGATCCGGGCGATGTGTTCTGGGCCGCGTCCGACGTCGGCTGGGTCGTGGGGCATTCCTATATCTGCTACGGTCCGCTGATCGCCGGCAACACCACCATCGTGTTCGAGGGCAAGCCCGTGGGCACGCCCGATGCCGGGACCTTCTGGCGCGTGATCGCGGACCACAAGGTCAAAAGCTTCTTCACCGCGCCCACCGCCTTTCGCGCCGTCAAGCGCGAGGATCCCAAGGGCGAGTTCCTGAAGAAGGTCGACATCTCCTGCCTGAAACAGATCTACCTGGCGGGCGAACGCGCCGATCCCGACACGATCACCTGGGCGCAAGGCCTCACCGGCCTGCCCATCATCGACCATTGGTGGCAAACCGAAACCGGCTGGGCCATCGCCGCCAACCCGCTGGGGATCGAAGAGATGCCGATCAAGCTGGGCTCGCCGTCTGTTCCGATGCCGGGCTACGACGTGCAGATCCTGGACGAAGCCGGCCATCCGATGAAACCGGGCGAATTGGGCGCGATCGCCGTGAAACTCCCCCTGCCCCCGGGAACGCTGCCGACGCTGTGGAACGCCGAGGAACGGTTCCGCAAATCCTACCTGACCACCTTCCCAGGCTATTACGAAACCGGCGATGCGGGCATGGTGGACGAAGACGGCTACCTGTACATCATGGCGCGCACCGATGACGTGATCAACGTGGCCGGCCACCGCCTGTCCACCGGCGCGATGGAGGAAGTTCTGGCCTCGCACCCGGATGTCGCCGAATGCGCGGTGATCGGGGTGAGCGATGACCTGAAAGGTCAATTGCCGCTGGGGTTCCTGTGCCTGACCAACGGCGTGAACCGCCCGCATGACGAGATCACGCGCGAATGCGTGACGCTGGTACGCGACCAGATCGGCCCCGTTGCGGCCTTCAAGCTGGCCGTGGTGGTCGACCGCCTGCCCAAGACCCGGTCAGGCAAGATCCTGCGCGCGACCATGGTCAAGATCGCCGATGCGGACCCCTTCAAGATGCCCGCGACAATCGACGACCCTGCGATCCTGGACGAAATCCGCGACGCGTTGCGCGGCATCGGCTATGCCCGGGACAAGACGCCCGCCTGAGTCCCCGGGGGTCGATGACCTGCCTGCCCTCCTGAATGCGCCTGCCCGCGGTTGCTCTGCGGGCAGGGCGTCAGGTATTTCCCCAACCGTAGCAGCTGGTTGTCTGGCGCAAGGCCGCCTTGCGTCCCGCCCCGCTTGGCAAACCGGCGGCTCCGCGCCTAGGCTTCGCCGCGGAAATGAGAGGGAAATACATGGCCGCAACCGAGCTTTGGCGCCTGAGTGCCACCGACATCGCCCGCAAGATCAAGGGCAGAGAGATCCCTGTCGAAGACGCCGTGGCCTCGGCACTTGGGCGGATGAGGGCGGTCAACCCGGATCTGAATGCCGTCGTCGAGGATCTGGGGGACGAGGCCCTGATCCGGGCGCGCGAGCTGGACAAGGCGCTGGAGAACGGGGCCGAGCCGGGGCCGCTTTACGGGGTGCCGGTGACCATCAAGGTCAACGTCGACCAGAAGGGCCATGCAACGACAAACGGTGTCACGGCGTTGAAGGATGCCATCGCGCCCGCCAATGCGCCGGTGGTCGACAACCTGCTGAAGGCCGGTGCCGTGGTGATCGGCCGGACCAACACGCCGGAATTCTCGTTCCGGGCCGACACCGACAACCCCTTGTACGGGCGTACGAAAAACCCCTGGGGCGATCACATATCGCCCGGCGGGTCGTCGGGTGGCGCGGGATCGGCGGTGATGGCCGGGATCGGCGCGCTGGCCCATGGCAACGATATCGGCGGGTCCCTGCGGTTTCCGGCGGCGGCCAACGGGGCGGTGACGGTCAAGCCGGGGCTGGGTCGGGTGCCGGCCTGGAACCCCGGGCAAAAGGCCGAACGCGGGATGTTGTCGCAGGCCATGTCGGTGCAGGGGCTGATCGCGCGCAGCGCGGCCGACCTGGCCCTGTCGATGCCCAGCCTCATCGCGCCCGATCCGCGCGATCCCTACCACGTGCCCCTGCCCTACGCGGGCCCGGCGCTGGAGGCGCCGATCAAGGTGGCCTTTACCAAGCAGACCTTCGAATTCGACCTGCACCGCGAGGTCGGCGCGGCGCTGGACCTGGCGGCGGATGCGCTGAGCGACGCGGGTTACATCGTCGAGGAGGTTTGTCCGCCGCTGGTGCGCGAAACCGCCGAAGTCGGGTACCGCACGCTGATGGGCGAGGTCGCGGCGCTGATGAAGACCGATATCGAAGCGGTGGGCTCGGACACGATCAAGGACATCTTTGCCGAGTATTTCGTGCAATTCCCGCCCTACGAGGGAACGAAGCTGCTACAGATGATGGCCAAGCGCACCCACTACGCGCGGGCCTGGTCGCTGTTCCTGGAAGAATACCCGCTGGTTCTGTCGCCCTTCCTGCCCCAGCCGTTCTTTGCCCCCGACCGCGACACCGAAGGCGCCGACGGCGTGCGCGAGGCGCTGGGATCCGCGATCTGGTCCTATTCGATGAACTTCGTCGGGCTACCCGCGGGCAACCTGCCGACGCGGCTGGCCAAGCTGCCCCAGGGTCCGCAGCCGATCAATGTGCAGATCATCGGTCAGCGCTGGCGCGAAGACCTCATCGTGCGCGCCATGCGGTCGATCGAAACGCGGATCGGCGGGCTGTACCAGGCATTGTGGGAAAAGATGGGCTGACGCCGGGGGGCGGAGCGGACGCGGCCAAGCCGCGCCCGCCCCTTGGGACAAGTCACTCTTACGTACTTAAAACAGGGGGTGGGATGATCCCCCTGCAGCCACTGTGCCGGACGGCGCGGGATCCTTCTGTGAAGTACATCACATATTAAGAGATTTTTCGGCGAAAAATCGGGCGCCCGAGATTTTTCACTGAAAAATCCGATGCCTCCAAAACCTGATGCCTCTCAGGTGAATTGTTCCGAGATCACCCGCTCTTCCAGCCCGTGACCGGGGTCAAACAGGATCCGGTGCCGGATCTCGGGATCCGACCGGATCTCGACCCAGTCGATGTCGTTGAACTGGATCGAATCCGCATCCGCCATCACCGGCCGCTTGCCCGCCTCCAG includes these proteins:
- the gatA_15 gene encoding Glutamyl-tRNA(Gln) amidotransferase subunit A — its product is MAATELWRLSATDIARKIKGREIPVEDAVASALGRMRAVNPDLNAVVEDLGDEALIRARELDKALENGAEPGPLYGVPVTIKVNVDQKGHATTNGVTALKDAIAPANAPVVDNLLKAGAVVIGRTNTPEFSFRADTDNPLYGRTKNPWGDHISPGGSSGGAGSAVMAGIGALAHGNDIGGSLRFPAAANGAVTVKPGLGRVPAWNPGQKAERGMLSQAMSVQGLIARSAADLALSMPSLIAPDPRDPYHVPLPYAGPALEAPIKVAFTKQTFEFDLHREVGAALDLAADALSDAGYIVEEVCPPLVRETAEVGYRTLMGEVAALMKTDIEAVGSDTIKDIFAEYFVQFPPYEGTKLLQMMAKRTHYARAWSLFLEEYPLVLSPFLPQPFFAPDRDTEGADGVREALGSAIWSYSMNFVGLPAGNLPTRLAKLPQGPQPINVQIIGQRWREDLIVRAMRSIETRIGGLYQALWEKMG
- the acsA_3 gene encoding Acetyl-coenzyme A synthetase, with translation MSYADVYQSWKSDPEAFWMQAAEAIDWVEKPTKALSDDKAPLYEWFADGRVNTCWNAVDRHVENGRGDQIAIIHDSPVTGTTRKISYVELRNRVASLAGALRSKGIEKGDRVIIYMPMIPEALEAMLACARLGAIHSVVFGGFAAHELAVRIDDAKPKAIIAASCGIEPGRVVHYKPLLDGAIDQATHKPDFCVIFQREQEVAHLEEGRDYSWHGFQFGVAPAECVPVEGNHPAYILYTSGTTGQPKGVVRPTAGHLVALNWSMKNVYNVDPGDVFWAASDVGWVVGHSYICYGPLIAGNTTIVFEGKPVGTPDAGTFWRVIADHKVKSFFTAPTAFRAVKREDPKGEFLKKVDISCLKQIYLAGERADPDTITWAQGLTGLPIIDHWWQTETGWAIAANPLGIEEMPIKLGSPSVPMPGYDVQILDEAGHPMKPGELGAIAVKLPLPPGTLPTLWNAEERFRKSYLTTFPGYYETGDAGMVDEDGYLYIMARTDDVINVAGHRLSTGAMEEVLASHPDVAECAVIGVSDDLKGQLPLGFLCLTNGVNRPHDEITRECVTLVRDQIGPVAAFKLAVVVDRLPKTRSGKILRATMVKIADADPFKMPATIDDPAILDEIRDALRGIGYARDKTPA